The Solanum pennellii chromosome 11, SPENNV200 genome contains a region encoding:
- the LOC107003067 gene encoding uncharacterized protein LOC107003067 isoform X1, which produces MILAFSSILSQSFKLHRLHSDVIQNLLQTSLVQCSCGLTCLLGVKLPVLKSLYCLLVHFSLNSLESPTYKLDFDDLDMDVDHNGFKASSKDIETLSGILFEEMYERFDHLFSAPRDTSVNDQRQGILQKNMSKDAETFYLLLRCCMVTLTLLVSQHNLLLEKGKILLVLLRKLCSINTFAAGNRTKITFQKSVSHAVTSEDNDCRTTSTEDIVASLHFVEPSDPHTSFLCATFEVFVDELLVHGQLRQYFKLIDSLASSDEVLFTPQSGQGDIGIVMEVLSRYFLLSWSNELRSGDHLNRLLLVNNEYFKSSLKAHELSLSAAISLLLNPIILSAPKLMQAQLISMIHEATFLLVDIQNLKTNHRPLKFFLSLFEKSVALYMKHLSLLQNACQSSSVSHSSTKGAEGKGIHPLFELCILARTRNEINNLVLKFEDSSQPHFLKLFFEMKSDLISSCVNYVKESRYLLENSCQDEIMSTLSCLILRASDSFEENAIVDASLEDICLLVSTLKLMSSSLLQLVWCLRCNLNSASSKTLKDFSSCGEYNSILGIIDCFRELSIYGSVQNLSRQIMEIDSEKHKVSKMMFLHFSGMLSFSFFKRLDCLAKGCLFAVIALLNLFIFEEGNLDIFQSLVDPTPDSFSYGLSAVRIQEAVVDKRSSLVVASKFQKARTLCSSSRRKGYSSAISSSEVYNKEDVVAMEEEMEETTNGKIFLKCRSEAGQVPDFDDLADFIECKQGKDYPLWLKHRQEYRKLKCNKIALLRWKRKKKSWKVMKRNKP; this is translated from the exons ATGATTCTGGCATTTTCCAGCATCTTATCTCAGTCCTTCAAACTCCACAG ATTGCATAGTGACGTCATTCAAAATTTGCTGCAGACTAGTTTGGTTCAGTGTAGCTGTGGATTGACTTGCTTGTTG GGTGTGAAGTTACCTGTGTTGAAAAGTTTGTATTGTCTGCTTGTCCATTTCTCCTTGAACTCATTAGAAAGTCCAACATATAAACTTGATTTTGATGATTTGGACATGGATGTTGATCACAATGGGTTTAAAGCATCATCAAAGGATATAGAGACCCTCTCTGGCATATTATTTGAAGAAATGTATGAGCGGTTTGACCATTTATTCTCTGCTCCCCGTGATACTTCTGTGAATGATCAGAGACAAGGTATTTTACAGAAGAATATGTCCAAAGATGCTGAAACTTTTTATTTGCTGCTGAGGTGTTGTATGGTAACCTTGACCTTGCTTGTGTCCCAACATAATCTTCTTTTAGAAAAAGGGAAGATCCTTTTGGTGTTGCTCCGAAAGTTATGTTCAATAAACACATTTGCAGCAGGAAATAGGACAaaaattacttttcaaaaatcagTTTCTCATGCAGTCACATCTGAGGATAATGATTGTAGAACAACCTCCACAGAGGACATTGTTGCATCCCTCCATTTTGTTGAGCCATCTGATCCTCACACTTCTTTCTTGTGTGCAACATTTGAG GTTTTTGTGGATGAGCTTCTGGTACATGGACAATTGAGACAGTATTTTAAGCTTATTGATTCTCTAGCTTCTTCTGATGAAGTTTTATTTACGCCTCAATCTGGTCAGGGTGATATAGGAATAGTAATGGAAGTTTTGTCTAGGTACTTCTTATTATCATGGTCTAATGAGCTTAGGTCTGGAGATCATCTTAACAGATTATTATTGGTAAACAATGAATATTTCAAATCTTCATTAAAAGCTCATGAGTTGAGTCTGTCTGCGGCCATATCTTTGCttctcaacccgatcattcttTCTGCCCCAAAACTAATGCAAGCACAATTGATTTCAATGATTCACGAGGCCACCTTTCTGCTAGTGGATATTCAAAACCTTAAGACAAATCATAGACCTCTCAAATTCTTCCTCTCACTGTTTGAAAAATCCGTAGCTTTGTACATGAAGCACTTGTCCCTGTTGCAAAATGCCTGTCAGTCTTCATCTGTTAGTCATTCTTCTACAAAAGGTGCAGAAGGGAAGGGTATTCATCCCCTTTTTGAATTGTGTATATTAGCAAGGACAAGAAATGAGATCAATAATTTAGTTTTGAAGTTTGAGGATTCATCACAACCTCACtttcttaaacttttttttgaaatgaaatctGACCTGATAAGTTCCTGTGTTAACTATGTAAAAGAGAGTCGCTATCTTCTAGAGAACTCCTGCCAGGATGAGATTATGTCCACCTTAAGTTGCCTAATTTTAAGAGCTTCGGACAGTTTCGAAGAGAACGCAATAGTGGATGCAAGTCTGGAAGATATTTGCCTTCTGGTTTCTACACTGAAGCTAATGAGCTCTTCCTTGTTACAACTGGTCTGGTGCCTCAGATGCAACTTGAATTCTGCTTCTTCAAAAACCTTGAAAGATTTTTCATCCTGTGGGGAATACAATTCTATCTTGGGAATAATTGACTGTTTTAGAGAGCTCAGCATATACGGTTCAGTCCAAAATTTATCACGCCAAATTATGGAAATAGACTCTGAGAAGCATAAAGTTTCCAAGATgatgtttcttcatttttcaggAATGCTTTCATTCAGTTTCTTTAAGAGGCTTGATTGTTTAGCAAAAGGCTGCTTGTTTGCTGTTATAGCTCTGCTGAATTTATTCATCTTTGAAGAAGGTAATTTGGATATATTCCAGTCACTAGTTGATCCAACTCCAGACTCCTTTTCATATGGATTATCGGCTGTTAGAATCCAGGAG GCTGTAGTGGACAAGAGATCTAGTCTTGTGGTTGCATCAAAGTTTCAGAAGGCAAGGACTCTGTGTTCAAGTTCCAG AAGGAAGGGATATAGCTCAGCAATAAGCAGTTCTGAGGTTTATAACAAAGAAGATGTGGTAGCAATGGAAGAGGAGATGGAGGAAACTACCAATGGGAAAATATTTCTCAAGTGCAGATCAGAAGCTGGACAAGTCCCTGATTTTGATGACTTAGCTGATTTTATCGAGTGCAAGCAAGGAAAGGACTACCCTTTGTGGCTAAAGCATCGCCAAGAATATCGAAAGTTGAAATGTAACAAGATAGCACTGTTAAGgtggaaaaggaaaaagaaatctTGGAAAGTCATGAAAAGGAATAAACCTTGA
- the LOC107003067 gene encoding uncharacterized protein LOC107003067 isoform X2 yields the protein MGSKRKSKSSNHFKKRNLGCDDSGIFQHLISVLQTPQGVKLPVLKSLYCLLVHFSLNSLESPTYKLDFDDLDMDVDHNGFKASSKDIETLSGILFEEMYERFDHLFSAPRDTSVNDQRQGILQKNMSKDAETFYLLLRCCMVTLTLLVSQHNLLLEKGKILLVLLRKLCSINTFAAGNRTKITFQKSVSHAVTSEDNDCRTTSTEDIVASLHFVEPSDPHTSFLCATFEVFVDELLVHGQLRQYFKLIDSLASSDEVLFTPQSGQGDIGIVMEVLSRYFLLSWSNELRSGDHLNRLLLVNNEYFKSSLKAHELSLSAAISLLLNPIILSAPKLMQAQLISMIHEATFLLVDIQNLKTNHRPLKFFLSLFEKSVALYMKHLSLLQNACQSSSVSHSSTKGAEGKGIHPLFELCILARTRNEINNLVLKFEDSSQPHFLKLFFEMKSDLISSCVNYVKESRYLLENSCQDEIMSTLSCLILRASDSFEENAIVDASLEDICLLVSTLKLMSSSLLQLVWCLRCNLNSASSKTLKDFSSCGEYNSILGIIDCFRELSIYGSVQNLSRQIMEIDSEKHKVSKMMFLHFSGMLSFSFFKRLDCLAKGCLFAVIALLNLFIFEEGNLDIFQSLVDPTPDSFSYGLSAVRIQEAVVDKRSSLVVASKFQKARTLCSSSRRKGYSSAISSSEVYNKEDVVAMEEEMEETTNGKIFLKCRSEAGQVPDFDDLADFIECKQGKDYPLWLKHRQEYRKLKCNKIALLRWKRKKKSWKVMKRNKP from the exons ATGGGTTCTAAGAGAAAATCCAAGAGCTCAAACCATTTCAAAAAACGAAACCTAGGTTGTGATGATTCTGGCATTTTCCAGCATCTTATCTCAGTCCTTCAAACTCCACAG GGTGTGAAGTTACCTGTGTTGAAAAGTTTGTATTGTCTGCTTGTCCATTTCTCCTTGAACTCATTAGAAAGTCCAACATATAAACTTGATTTTGATGATTTGGACATGGATGTTGATCACAATGGGTTTAAAGCATCATCAAAGGATATAGAGACCCTCTCTGGCATATTATTTGAAGAAATGTATGAGCGGTTTGACCATTTATTCTCTGCTCCCCGTGATACTTCTGTGAATGATCAGAGACAAGGTATTTTACAGAAGAATATGTCCAAAGATGCTGAAACTTTTTATTTGCTGCTGAGGTGTTGTATGGTAACCTTGACCTTGCTTGTGTCCCAACATAATCTTCTTTTAGAAAAAGGGAAGATCCTTTTGGTGTTGCTCCGAAAGTTATGTTCAATAAACACATTTGCAGCAGGAAATAGGACAaaaattacttttcaaaaatcagTTTCTCATGCAGTCACATCTGAGGATAATGATTGTAGAACAACCTCCACAGAGGACATTGTTGCATCCCTCCATTTTGTTGAGCCATCTGATCCTCACACTTCTTTCTTGTGTGCAACATTTGAG GTTTTTGTGGATGAGCTTCTGGTACATGGACAATTGAGACAGTATTTTAAGCTTATTGATTCTCTAGCTTCTTCTGATGAAGTTTTATTTACGCCTCAATCTGGTCAGGGTGATATAGGAATAGTAATGGAAGTTTTGTCTAGGTACTTCTTATTATCATGGTCTAATGAGCTTAGGTCTGGAGATCATCTTAACAGATTATTATTGGTAAACAATGAATATTTCAAATCTTCATTAAAAGCTCATGAGTTGAGTCTGTCTGCGGCCATATCTTTGCttctcaacccgatcattcttTCTGCCCCAAAACTAATGCAAGCACAATTGATTTCAATGATTCACGAGGCCACCTTTCTGCTAGTGGATATTCAAAACCTTAAGACAAATCATAGACCTCTCAAATTCTTCCTCTCACTGTTTGAAAAATCCGTAGCTTTGTACATGAAGCACTTGTCCCTGTTGCAAAATGCCTGTCAGTCTTCATCTGTTAGTCATTCTTCTACAAAAGGTGCAGAAGGGAAGGGTATTCATCCCCTTTTTGAATTGTGTATATTAGCAAGGACAAGAAATGAGATCAATAATTTAGTTTTGAAGTTTGAGGATTCATCACAACCTCACtttcttaaacttttttttgaaatgaaatctGACCTGATAAGTTCCTGTGTTAACTATGTAAAAGAGAGTCGCTATCTTCTAGAGAACTCCTGCCAGGATGAGATTATGTCCACCTTAAGTTGCCTAATTTTAAGAGCTTCGGACAGTTTCGAAGAGAACGCAATAGTGGATGCAAGTCTGGAAGATATTTGCCTTCTGGTTTCTACACTGAAGCTAATGAGCTCTTCCTTGTTACAACTGGTCTGGTGCCTCAGATGCAACTTGAATTCTGCTTCTTCAAAAACCTTGAAAGATTTTTCATCCTGTGGGGAATACAATTCTATCTTGGGAATAATTGACTGTTTTAGAGAGCTCAGCATATACGGTTCAGTCCAAAATTTATCACGCCAAATTATGGAAATAGACTCTGAGAAGCATAAAGTTTCCAAGATgatgtttcttcatttttcaggAATGCTTTCATTCAGTTTCTTTAAGAGGCTTGATTGTTTAGCAAAAGGCTGCTTGTTTGCTGTTATAGCTCTGCTGAATTTATTCATCTTTGAAGAAGGTAATTTGGATATATTCCAGTCACTAGTTGATCCAACTCCAGACTCCTTTTCATATGGATTATCGGCTGTTAGAATCCAGGAG GCTGTAGTGGACAAGAGATCTAGTCTTGTGGTTGCATCAAAGTTTCAGAAGGCAAGGACTCTGTGTTCAAGTTCCAG AAGGAAGGGATATAGCTCAGCAATAAGCAGTTCTGAGGTTTATAACAAAGAAGATGTGGTAGCAATGGAAGAGGAGATGGAGGAAACTACCAATGGGAAAATATTTCTCAAGTGCAGATCAGAAGCTGGACAAGTCCCTGATTTTGATGACTTAGCTGATTTTATCGAGTGCAAGCAAGGAAAGGACTACCCTTTGTGGCTAAAGCATCGCCAAGAATATCGAAAGTTGAAATGTAACAAGATAGCACTGTTAAGgtggaaaaggaaaaagaaatctTGGAAAGTCATGAAAAGGAATAAACCTTGA
- the LOC114074709 gene encoding uncharacterized protein LOC114074709, producing MTHYQNILTGRYDFDLNETINESDRGLPQQDRNIAPSYGLDNYFGQSSHFEMTENVGTSSNFHVSPAFGADDFQENITQDEPIDPVNIDDRDLPNYGSSSASDSDDLPNAEESGDNVPFEASSSDDDFSTLNRSPRPMSRSPFRNHEIPYLDHLPDGSDIFGDTYDEYTSQRTWHEPEDFMNGAIYIEKGMLFNSKKQLQRAVKLLHLKVAREYFVIKSTKKSWRLVCRRVEQGCRFRLTSFIDKHTNMWKVGRYIEEHTCDMGTCREGHFNLDVEMIANVLRVDIERTPRFPIKDCQTAVLKAYGISISRRKAYLGRKRAFEKVYGTWEGSFAELPRFMEALKHFNPGTIVEWKTERRVDVIEHVFNYVFWAFKPCIDGFVHCRPVISIDGTHVYGKYDIKLLIAITIDGNGSILPLAFAIVANESIETWTLFLDHLHLHVVKGRRGVTLISDRHHGILSSVYNSPNWQAPFEFHRFCLRHLKANFQKKFKNITLNNLLWAAANHCQEKIFLEKMEMIKEISAKHMCGQ from the exons ATGActcattatcaaaatattcttacCGGCcgatatgattttgatttaaatgaaactatcaatgaaagtgatcG cgGTTTACCTCAGCAAGATAGGAATATTGCTCCAAGTTATGGAttagataattattttggtCAGTCATCACACTTTGAAATGACGGAAAATGTTGGAACATCCTCAAATTTTCATGTCTCGCCTGCTTTTGGTGCAGATGATTTTCA GGAAAATATTACACAAGATGAACCCATTGATCCTGTGAATATTGATGATCGTGACCTTCCTAATTATGGCTCATCTTCAGCTAGTGATAGTGATGATTTGCCTAATGCTGAGGAATCAGGAGATAATGTTCCATTTGAGGCATCATCTAGTGATGATGATTTTTCGACTCTCAATCGATCGCCAAGACCAATGTCCAGGAGCCCGTTTCGTAATCATGAAATTCCTTATCTTGATCATCTCCCGGATGGTTCAGATATCTTTGGTGATACATATGATGAGTATACATCACAACGTACGTGGCATGAACCAGAAGATTTCATGAATGGTgctatttatattgaaaaaggcATGTTATTTAATTCAAAGAAGCAGTTGCAAAGAGCAGTTAAACTTCTACATTTGAAAGTAGCAAGGGAGTACTTTGTTATTAAATCGACAAAAAAATCATGGCGACTTGTTTGCAGGCGTGTAGAACAAGGATGCCGATTTAGGTTGACTTCTTTTATTGATAAACATACTAACATGTGGAAAGTTGGAAGATACATTGAAGAACATACATGTGATATGGGTACATGTCGCGAAGGACATTTCAACTTGGATGTTGAGATGATTGCTAACGTCCTCCGTGTTGATATAGAAAGAACGCCAAG GTTTCCCATCAAAGACTGTCAAACAGCCGTTCTTAAAGCATATGGCATTTCGATAAGTAGAAGAAAAGCCTATCTTGGTCGCAAGCGGGCTTTTGAAAAAGTCTATGGTACTTGGGAGGGTTCTTTTGCCGAGTTACCGAGGTTCATGGAAGCTTTGAAACACTTCAATCCTGGAACAATAGTAGAATGGAAAACAGAGCGGCGTGTCGATGTCATTGAACATGTATTCAACTATGTGTTTTGGGCTTTTAAACCATGCATTGATGGGTTTGTGCATTGTCGTCCTGTTATATCGATCGATGGAACACATGTCTATGGAAAATATGATATCAAGTTGTTGATTGCGATTACAATAGATGGTAACGGCTCTATATTACCTTTGGCATTTGCAATAGTTGCAAATGAGAGCATAGAGACATGGACTTTATTTTTGGATCATTTGCACTTGCACGTTGTCAAGGGTCGTAGAGGGGTCACATTGATATCAGATAGGCATCACGGAATACTCTCATCCGTGTATAATTCTCCGAATTGGCAGGCTCCATTTGAGTTTCATCGTTTTTGTTTAAGACATTTGAAGgccaattttcaaaaaaaattcaaaaatatcacTTTGAACAACCTATTATGGGCAGCTGCAAATCACTGTCAGGagaaaatttttttggaaaaaatggaAATGATCAAGGAGATTAGTGCGAAGCATATGTGTGGCCAATGA